One Ilumatobacter fluminis genomic window, CCGGATCGGCGAGTTCCTCATACGAGGTCGGCAGGTCGTCGACCGCGATCTCGTCGGGGTTGTAGACGATGGTGCGGGCCCGCACCGTCAGCCCGTACCAGAGCCCGTCGGGGTCGCTCAGCTCGGCCGGGATCGCCGACGACAACACCTCGGACTCGATCGGCTGGAAGAGGCCCTCCTCGGCTGCGGCGGCCAGGTTGCCGGCATCGACCGTGATGTAGGCGTCGGCCTTGGTCTCGTCGCCTTCGGCCGCGATGCGCTCGCGGAGCTCGGCGTCGTTGCCGGTCAGGAACTCGACCTCGATACCGGTCTCTTCCGTGAACTGCTCGAACGCCGCCTCGATGCCGTAGTGACGTCCGCTGTAGACCCGCAGGACGTCGTCGTCGCCACCGCAGCCGGCGAGGGCGATGCCGCCGACGGCGAGGATCGGGAGTGCGAGACGTCGAGCGTGTCGGCGATCGATTCGGGGGGTCATGGAACTCCTAGACGAGTGAGGTCGCCGGCCGGTTCGAGGCGGCGACGGGTCGGGATCGTACGGCCGGAACGACGCGCTCGCGCACCAGCCGAGGGCCGTGCGTGAACGTCCACCAGACGCCGATCGATGCGAGGACGGTGAGGGGGTAGGCCACCTCGACGATGAACCAGTCCTTCATCGGTGGCCAGATCATGAAGTGACTGATGAGGATCCACATGCTCGCCGCAGCGATGGTGGCGATCGGGGCAACCGCACGCCGGGGCATCGGGATCTCCTTCACCCACACGAGCAGCACGAGACCGGTGGCGATGAAGTACTCGCGCCGGGGGTTGTTGAACACGCCGTACGCGGTGACCAGCGCGATGACGCTCGTGAGCACCTGCAGGTGGCGTCGCGTCGACCGCTGGATCAGCCAGCCGAGGACGAAGAACCAGGCGACCGCGTGGGTGCGGAAGCGCAGGTTGTACCAGTCGCCCAGGTCGGCCCAATCCATCCGGAGGGTGAGCACGAGTCCGAGCATCGTCAGCGGGAACGCGTACGGGAACCGGAGGTCGAGACGCCGGACGAACGGGATCGACGTGAACAGCAGCGTCAGGACGACGACGTGCACGAAGACCTCGATGAACCAGAAGTGCCAGTGGTTGCCGGCGTGCGACCGCGGGCCGATGTAGTTGTTGACGAGTGTCAGGGTGTGCCAGGTGTACTGACCCAAGGCCATGAACGCCAGCGTCCACAGCAGTGTCGGCACGGCGACGCGGAGCACGGTGCGCATGCCGGACCGCAGCCGCGCCCGGGTGTCGGCGATCGGCATGGTGAAGCGGGCCAGGTTGTAGCCGACGACGCCGAGCAACAGGTGCGACCCACCGGGGACGTGCCACAGCCGCATGTGGGTCGAGACGACGGCGAGAATGCCGACGGCGCGCAGGACGACGGTGGTGTCGACACGGGCGAGGCGCTTCGGGGCCCGGTCGGCGGCCAGTTCGGAGACGGGTCGCAGGTGCCAATCGGAGGGCAGTGACCCGAGCGCACGCTCGAGACGGATCGAACACTCGATGTAGCTGAGCGAATCGCCACCGAGGCCGACGAAGGTGTCGTCGTCGGTGATCGAGTCGACGCCGAGCACAGCGGCGAACGTCGCCTGCACCGCACCCTGCCGATCGCCCGGCCCGTCGTCGAGCGGGGTGACGGCCACCGCAGCGTGGGCGTCGGCCAGCAGCGCCGGGTAGTCGAGCTTGCCGTTGCTCGTCCTCGGTGCGACCCGGTCGAACGCGACGACCCGATTGGACGGCAGGCCGGTGGCTCGGACGACGAGCTCGACGGTGCGGGTCGGGTCGGTGTGGGGCGCCGCGACGGCGAGCAGGTCGTCGTCGCCGGCGACGTCGGAAGCGACACCGGCATCGGCCAGGTGGCGTTCGACGTCGTCGAGGTCGATGCGCAGCCCGTACGGCTTGACGCGACGTGCGAGCCGCCCGACGACCCGGACGAAGCCGGTGTCGGGGTCGCGACGACCGAGGTCGCCGGTCCGGAGCTCGTCGATCGTGCGACCTGCGGCGAGATCGGCGTGCTCGGTCGCATACCCGAGCATCACGTTCGGCCCGGTGTAGACGATCTCGCCCGTCTCGGCCCCGGTGTCGTCCATCACGTCGTTCATCGTGTCGACGGCGTCGGTCGGTCGGATCTCGAGGGCCCCGCCGGGGATGGCGATGCCGATCGTGTCGGGGTTCGCCCGCACGTCGGCCGGCGGGACGTACGTCATGCGAGCCGTGGCCTCGGTCGCGCCGTACATCGAGAACCACTGGGCGTGCCACCGATCGGCGCGCTGGGCCCACGCCGCGACCTTGTCGGCGGCCATCTTGCCGCCGGCCTGCGCCAGGAACCGCAGCGTCGGGACACGCACCTGTTCGGGTCCGGCTTGGTCGAGCAGATCGTAGGTGTGCGGCACCCCGGCCAGGTTGGTGACGCCGTGGTCGAGCATGAGGGCCCGGAAGCACGGATCGACGACCGACGTCGACGTGGTGACCACACTGCCGGCCACGGCGAGGTGCGAGTGCAGGATCGACAGGCCGAAGCTGTAGCGGAGCGGCAGGCTCGTGATGCCGACGTCGTTCGAGGTGAGCCCCTGGAACTCGGCGATCGACCGGGCGTTGGCGACGAGGTTGTCGACCGACAGGCGCACGAGCTTGGGGTTGCCGGTCGACCCACTGGTGCTCATCAGCAGGCCGAGGTCGGGGTGGAGCTCGGACGACGGCGCCGACCGGTCGACGGCGAGGTGCCAATCGTCGGCGCCGACCTGCAGCACCGCAGCGGGCGTCCACCGTTCGACCAGGCGGTCGATGTGATCGGCGGCGAGGAGTGGCACGTCGCGGCGGGCCAGGAGCGCCAGGTACGACACGACCCACTCGACGCCGTTGTCACCGGTCAACACCACGATCGACCGGTCGGGCAGCCCGGCGTCGTCGAACGCGGCGACTCGGCGATCGATCAGGCCGACCAGGTCGCCGTACGTGATCGTGCCGTTGCGGTGGGCGATGGCCGGGCGCGCGACGCGAGCAGGGTCTCGGACGTCGAACGGATCGACCGTCGGGCGGACGCCTGGATACGTCGAAGCCGTCGGCACCCCACCAGGTTAAGGAGAGCTAACAGCATTCGCCAAGGCGTCTTCGGGGATTTCGAGAACTACCCCTTGGCGTCGGCCCACGTGGAGCCCCAGGCGACGTTGACCTCGAGCGGGACGTCGAGGTCGGCGGCCCCTCGCATCAGGTCGACGACCAGACCGCCGACGCGCTCGCGCTCGGCCGCCGGCACCTCGACGATGACCTCGTCGTGCACCTGGAGTACCAGCTCGCTCTCGAGCCCGACATCGTCGAGCGCGGCGTCGATGCGCACGAGCGCGACCTTGAAGATGTCGGCGGCCAGCCCCTGGATGCCGGCGTTCATCGCCTGCCGCTCCCCCGCCTGACGGATCCGCCAGTTCGAGTTGAGCAGCTCGGGGATCGGCCGACGACGACCGAACAGGGTCTCGGTGTACCCGTTCTTGCGGGCCTCCTGAACGGTGGCGTCCATGTAGGCCTTGACGTTCGGGAAGGCCTCGAAGTAGGCGTCGAGGATCTTGGCGGCCTCGTCGGTCGGGATGTTGAGGCGCTGGCCGAGCCCGTATGCCTCCATGCCGTACGCCAATCCGTACGACACCATCTTCGCCTTCGAACGCTGATCGAGCGTCACGGCGTCCGGCTCGACCTCGAACACCCGCGACGCCGTCGCGTTGTGGATGTCGCTGCCGCTGGTGAACGCCTCGATCAATCCGGGGTCGGCGGCGAGGTGGGCGATGCAGCGCAACTCGATCTGGTTGTAGTCGGCGACCAGCAGTTCGCGACCCTCCGACGGCACGAACGCCGTGCGGAACACACGGCCGGCATCGGAACGGACCGGGATGTTGTGCAGGTTCGGCTTGTCGGAACTCAAGCGACCCGTGCGTGCGACGGTCTGGTTGAACGTCGCGTGGATGCGACCATCCGGCCCGACCTCGTGCAGGAGTCCTTCCCCGTACGTGCCGCGCAGCTTCTCGACCTCACGGTGACGGAGCAGCGGCTCGATGAACTCGGGCCACTGGTCGCGCAGCTTCTCCAGCGTCTGGGCGTCGGTCGAGTAGCCGGATTTGGTCTTCTTGACACCCTGCGGGCTGAGTTCGCGCTCGTCGTACAGGAGGGCACGCAACTGGGTCGGCGAGTTCAGGTTCAGGTCGTCGCGACCGGCGACCTGGCGGAGCTCGGCACCCAGCGATTCGACCTCGGATGTCAGTCGTTCGTTGATCGACCGCAGGGTGTCGGCGTCGACACCGACACCGACGTGCTCCATCCGGGCCAACACGCGCACCAGCGGATTCTCGATCTCGTGGTAGAGACCGGCCATGCCGTGGGTGTCGAGACTCGCCTCGATCGGCCCGGCGATGTGGTGGACGGCGAGGGCGTCGCGGCCTGCGCGCTGGGCGTCGCTGACGGCCGCACCGTCGAGATCGAGCTGGCCCGACGCCGATGCGTCGTCGCTCGGCGGCGCGTACGAGGTGAACTTCTCGAGCAGGTCGGCCAGCTCGTAGCGGGCCTCGGACGGGTCGATCAGGTACGCGGCGATCGCAATGTCGAGCTGCAGGCCCCGGAGGTCGACGTCGGCCTCGAGGAGACTCCGCATCAGCGCCTTGACGTTGTGACCGCGAAGGTGCTCGTGCGACGACAGTGCGTCGGCGACGGCGTCGTCGCGCAGCAGTGCGCCGGCGAACCACGCAACCTCCGACGACGACGCATCGGTCACGAACGCCACTCCGACGACGTCGGATCGGCCCGGTTCACCCGACCAGACGGCGGCGAGGTCGACGACGTCGAGCGATCCGAGAGCCGACGCGATCGCGGCCGGGTCGTCGAGCTCGGTGACCTCGGCAACGAGCTCGTCGCGAGGCGAGCTTCCGGCGATGCCGGCGTCCGGCCCGAGCGCATCGGCGAGCCGATCGCCCAGTGTCCGGAACTCCAGGAAGTCGAACAGGCGCTGCTGTTCCTCGGGATGCGGGGTGATCGCCAGATCGTCGAAGTCGACACTGTCGAGCGGGGCATCGTGGCGCAGCAGCATCAGTTCGAGGTTCTTGCGCGCCCGCTCCTCGTGCGCACCCAGATTCTCGCGCAACTTCGGCGTCTGCTCGTCGACGTGTTCGAAGATGCCGTCGAGGCCGCCGTACTTGTTGATCAGCTTCGCCGCGGTCTTCTCGCCCACCCCGGGCACGCCCGGCAAGTTGTCGGAGTTGTCACCACGGAGCGCCGCGTACTGCGGATACAGGGCAGGCGACACCCCGGTGCGCTCCTCGATCCCCGCCTCGTCGTAGAGGGCGTAGTCGCTGACGCCGCGCTTGTTGTACAGCACCTTGACATGCGGATCGGCCACCAGCTGGTAGCTGTCGCGGTCGCCGGTGACGATGATGACGTCGTCGCCGCGGTCGACCAGCCGGTCGACGGCGCTGGCGATCAGGTCGTCCGCCTCCCAGCCGGCCGCGTCGACCTGCTGGATGCCGAGCGAGTCGAGGACCTCACGCACGAGACCCATCTGCTGGCGAAGAATGTCGGGCGCCGCCTCGCGCTGCGCCTTGTACTCGGGCTCGGCCTCGTGCCGGAACGTCGGCTCCGGACGGTCGAACGCGACGAGGATGCCGTCGGGTTGATGGTCCTTCAGCACGTTGATGAGCATCGACGTGAAGCCGAAGACGGCGTTGGTCACCTGCCCGCTGGCCGTGGCCATGTCGGGCGGGAGTGCGAAGAACGCCCGGTAGGTCAGCGAGTTGCCGTCGACGAGGAGGTAGGTACCCACCCGACGGAGGTTACGCCGCGCGGGAAACATCCCACGGCGTCGGTGACGATCCGGGCGTCAGGGTCGCAAGGTGCCGTCGAGGATCCGCTCGGCGACGTCGCGCATCTTGGTGCGCTCGCTCATGGCGGTGCGCTGGATGAAGCTGAAGGCGTCGCCTTCTTTCATGCCGCACTCGTCGATGAGCAGCCCCTTGGCACGGTCGATCGTCTTGCGGGTCTCGAGCTGTTCGCCGAGCGCGTCGACCTCGCCGGTCAGGTTGCGCAGTTCGCGGAACCGGCCGATCGCCACCTCGATCGCCGGGACGAGATCGCTCTTCTGGAACGGCTTGACGAGGTACGCAAGCGCACCGGCGTCGCGCGCCTGCTCGACGATCTCACGCTGGCTGAACGCGGTGAGGATCAGGACACCGCAGAGCTTCTCGCTCGTGATGATGCCGGCTGCCTCGAGCCCGTCCATCCCGGGCATCTTCACGTCGAGCACGGCCAGATCGGGTTCGAGCTCGCGAACGAGCCGCACGGCTTCGTCGCCGCGACCCGTTTCGCCCACGACGTCGTACCCCTCTTCTTCGAGGGTCTCGCGTAGGTCCATCCGGATGATGGCCTCGTCTTCGGCGATGACGACTCGGAGTGACAACGTGGTTCCTTTCTCGGCCCGCCGGGTGCGGGCGGCACCATTCAATCAGAGCGAGCCGTACCTGCCCTGTTCAGGATCCGGTGAGGCGGTCGAGCAGTTCGTCCTGCTTGGCCTCGAGCTTGGCGATCTCGTCGACCACGTGGCGCCTCGTCTTGTCGAGTGCCGCCGCATGCTTCTCGGCCTGCGTCGCTTCCTGCGCCGCCCCCGGCGTCTCCGAGACGAGCGCTCGCAGCGCCGTGTCGTCCGCGTCGGAACGCAGGTACATCACCTGCTCGTCGAGCTGCGCCAACTCGGCGCGCAGCTGTTTGAGACGGGTCGCATTCTGCGACAACCGACGCTGGGTCAGCCAGGCTGCCATGTGCCCCGGGTGGGATTCGAACCCACACTTGACGGTGTTTGAGACCGCTGCCTCTGCCGTTGGGCTACCGGGGCGTGCGCGACGAGGCTAGCGCCGCGACCAGCGCAGCAGAGCCTCCGTCGCCAGGTCGTCGTCGCAACGATCGTGACCGTCGGACTACTTGTCGACGACGATCGTCTTGGCGGCGAGATCCCAGACGGCCTGACGAAGCGGCTTCGTGAAGAGGAACACGAGGCTGACGATCACGATCACCAGGTTGATCAGGCCACCGAAGTTGGCGAGCGGCAGCAGCGCGAGCGCGCCCGGCACCGCCCAACGAATGATGGCGTGTGACCACTCGACCGGCTCGCCGTTGCCGGCCTGCACCACGCGCATGCCGAACGCGAGCTTCATCGGCGAACCGCCGAACTGCTTCGTGCAGACCGCATCCCAGACGAAGCCCACGGCGGCACCCATGATGCTGATCAGGTAGAGCTTGCCGAAGCTCGCATCAGTGCCGAAGCCACCGAGACCGCCGTCGTCGTCACCGCTCAACACGATCGCCGAGAAGATCGACCCGAAGACGAGGCCGACGATGAGGCCGTCGAGGAAACGGGCGCCGATCCGCTTCCACGGCGACGGGAGGGTGCGGTTGCCGGGCACGTACGGACCGCCGGGAACGCCACCGGGCACGCCGTCGGCGCCACTCGGGCCACCCGGCGGGGGCGGCGGCATCGAGGACGGCGGCGGTGGCGGCGGTGGCGGGGTCGAACTCATAGCCGCAGCGTAGGCGTGACGCGCGACACGACAACCGACCACTTCATGACAGGTCCGTGACGACAACCGCGATGACCCATCCGGCACGTTGCCGCGAAAAGTCGCGGGTTACCCACCAGTAGTGCTGGCACGCCGTCCGAATCGGTCTAGCCTCGCCTCGATGCTCGCCTTCACCTTCCCCGGACAGGGGTCGCAGCGACCCGGCATGGGCCGACCCTGGGTCGACCACGAGAGCTGGGAACTCGTCGACGAGGCGAGCGATGTCGCCGGCCGCGACGTCGGTGCACTGCTGCTCGACGCCGACGCCGACGAGCTCCGCGACACCCGCAACGCACAGCTCACGACGTTCGTGTCGAGCTTGATGGTCCTCGACGCCGTCGAACGCCTCGGCATCGAGGCCAGCTTCTGCGCCGGACACTCGCTCGGTGAGTACACCGCGTTGGCCGCCACCGGTGCGCTCGGCTTCGACGAAGGCGTCGTCCTCGTCGCCGAACGCGCTGCGGCGATGCACGACGCCGGCAGCGAGCGGGTCGGGACGATGGCGGCGGTGCTCGGCCTCGACGACGACCAGGTCGAGGTGGCGTGCAATCTCGCCGACGCCGACGTCTGGGTCGCCAACTTCAACGCACCCGGCCAGGTGGTCATCGCCGGCTCACCCGACGGTGTCGAGGCAGCCGGCAAGCACGCCAAGGACCTCGGTGCGAAGCGGGTGATGCCGCTCCAGGTGTCCGGTGCGTTCCACACCGCGTTCATGGCACCGGCACGAGACCGGCTCCGCGACGCGTTGGCAGCGGCCGACATCCGCGATGCCGAGATCCCGGTCGTCTCCAACGTCGATGCGAAGCCGCACGACCGAGGCAACGAGTGGTCGGCGCTGCTGTCTGCACAGCTCGCGAGCCCGGTTCGCTGGAAGCATTCGCTCCAGACGCTCTCGTCGCTCGGCGTCACCGACTTCGCCGAACTCGGCCCGGGCGGTGTGCTGACCGGCATGGCGAAGCGAAGCGTCGACGGCGCCCGCACCATCTCGGTCGCGACACCGGACGACCTCGACAAGCTCGTCGAGTGGATGGGTGGCACCGCCGACGCCGGCGCCGCCTCACTCGAGGGCGAGCATCTCTTCGCCGTCGAGCGTCTCGTGGTCTCGCCTGCGGCCGGCATCTTCACACCGGCAGCCGTCGCGTCCGGCGATCTGATCGACGTCGGCACCGTGATCGGCCAGGTCGGCGAGCACGAGGTCCGGTCACCGTTCCGCGGTGTGCTCCAGAGCTTCATCGCCGTCGACACCGAACGCGTCACCTCGCGCCAGCCGATCGCCTGGCTGCGCACCGACTGAGGGCAACAGGGGGTACCAATGCCTGCCATCCGACCCGGCGCCACCGGCGCCGTCATCTCCGGCTGGGGAACCGCACTTCCCGAGAAGATCGTCACGAACGACGAACTCGCCGCGACCATGGACACCAGCGACGAGTGGATCCGCGCTCGCACCGGCATCGAGGAGCGACGGGTGGGCGGTTCGACCGCCGGGCTGTCGGCCGACGCCGGCCGCCAGGCGCTCGAGATGGCCGGGCTCACGCCCGACCGGATCGACGCACTCGTGCTCGCCACCACCACGCCCGACAAGCAGTGGGGCACCGCGGCACTCGTCCAGAACGAACTCGGCCTGTCGTGCGGCGCCATCGAGGTCAATGCCGCCTGCACCGGCTTCATGTACGCGCTGGTCCAGGCACACGGCATGATCGCCATGGGTGCCGATCGCGTGCTCGTGATCGGCACCGACACGCTCTCACGCATCACCGACTGGGACGATCGTGGCACCGCTCCCCTGTTCGCCGACGGCGCCGGCGCCGTCGTGCTCGAGTCGGTCGAGGGCGCCGGTCAGCTGCTCGGCTGGGATCTCGACGCCGACGGCTCGTTGCTGTCGATCCTCCACGCCGACGTCGGCGGCACCATCAAGATGGAAGGCAAGGAGGTCTTCCGACGGGCGGTCCGGCTCATGGTCGACTCGGCCGAGAAGGCGATGACGCACGCCGGGGTGACCGCCGACGACATCGACCTCGTCGTGCCGCACCAGGCCAACATCCGCATCATCCAGGCCGCCTGCGAGCGCCTCGGCGTGCCGGTCGAGAAGGCGGCGACGGTCATCCATCGCACCGGCAACACCTCGTCGGCGTCGATCCCGCTCGCGCTCGCCGACGCTCTCGACCACGGACGCGTCCAGCACGGCGACCTGGTCCTGCTCGTCGGATTCGGCGGCGGCATGACGGCCGGCAGCTGCGTGCTGCGTTGGGGCGGTGACGCCGAATGAGCGCCACGCCCGCCGACGCGCCGTCCACGAACGAACCACGCATCGTCCTCATCACCGGCGGTTCACGCGGCATCGGGCTCGCCTGCGCCGAACGGTTCAAGGCGCTCGGCGACCACGTCGCCGTCACCTACAACTCGTCGCCGCCGCCCGAGGGGTTCTTCGGCGTCAAGTGCGACGTCACCGACACCGAAGAGGTCGACGCAGCGTTCTCGGCGGTCGAGGCCGAGTTCGGCGGCCCGGTCGAGATCCTCGTCTCGAACGCGGGTGTCACCCGCGACACCCTCCTGCTCCGCATGAGCGAGGACGACTTCGCCACAGTGCTCGACGCCAACCTCACGGCGTCGTACCGCGTCACGAAGCGGGCGGCTCGCGGCATGTTGAAGGCCCGCAAGGGTCGGATCGTGTTGATGTCGTCCGTCGTCGGCCTGCTCGGCGCTCCCGGCCAGGCCAACTACGCGGCGTCCAAGGCGGGTCTCGTCGGTCTGGCCCGCTCGCTGGCGCGCGAGCTCGGTTCGCGCGGCATCACCGTCAACGTCGTCGCGCCCGGTCCGGTCGCCACCGACATGACCGCCGCCCTCGGCGAGGACCGCCTCGCCGACATCGTCGCCGCCGTGCCGCTCGAACGGGCGGCGACGCCCGACGAGATCGCCGGCGCGGTTGCGTTCCTGGCATCATCCGATGCCGCCTACATCACCGGAGCCGTCATCCCCGTCGACGGCGGCCTCGGCATGGGTCACTGACCCGAACCCAGAATCACCGACCGGGCGACCCCTACACTGTGGGCCGCCCCACCTAGCAAGGAGACAATCCGTTGGATCAAGAACTGTTCGCCCGCTTCCAGAAGTGCGCCGTCGAGGTGCTCTCGGTCTCCGAAGAGCAGGTGACCCCCGACGCCAAGTTCGGTGACGATCTCGACGCCGACAGCCTCGACCTGGTCGAGCTCGTCATGGCGCTCGAAGAAGAGTTCGGTGTCGAGGTGCCCGAGGACGAACTCGAAGGCATCGAGACCGTCGGCCAGGCCTACGAGCTGGTCGCCGCGAAGCTCTGAGCAACATGCAGGGTCAGGGCCGCCGCGTCGCGATCACCGGCCTCGGTGTCGTCGCCCCCTGCGGGCTCGGCAAGGAGGCCTACTGGAACGGGCTGCTCGGTCCGGGGCTCGACGGTGTCGGGCGCCTGACCGAGATCACCGACTGGGACTCGTCGCCGTACTACGAGTCGCCGAAGGTCGCGCGTCGCGCCGACGGTGTCGAGCAGTACGCCATCGCAGCCGCCGCCGAGGCACTCGAGCAGGCGGGCGAACTCAGCGTCGACCCGTCGCGCATCGGCACGATCTTCGGCACCGGCGTCGGCGGCATCCACACCCTCGAAGAGCAGATCACCGTCCGCATCGACAAGGGTGAGCGGCGCGTGTCGCCGTTCCTCGTCCCGATGATGATGGCGAACGCTCCCGGCGCTGCGGTGTCGATGCGGCACGGCTTCCAAGGGCCCTGCGAGACCATCGTGACGGCCTGCGCGGCCGGCACGCACGCCCTCACCTACGCCGCCCGACTGATCGCCTGGGGTCTCGCCGACGCCGTCATCGGCGGTGGCTCCGAGCACGCCGGCACGATCACGGCCCTGGCCGGGTTCGGCAACATGACCGCGCTGTCGTCGAGTGGCACCAGCCGCCCGTTCGACACCGACCGTGACGGTTTCGTCATGGGCGAAGGCGCTGCCGCGTTCGTGCTCGAGGAGTGGGACACCGCCGTCGCCCGCGGCGCCACGATCATCGGCGAGATCATGGGTGGGGCCAGCACGGCCGACGCCCACCACATCACCGCTCCGTCACCGGGTGGCGTCGGCGCCATCAGCTGCATGCGTCAGGCGCTCGACGACGCCGGGATCTCACCGGCCGACGTCAAGCAGATCAACGCGCACGGCACGTCGACCCCGCTGAACGACGCCGCCGAGGCGGCCGCGATCACCGACGTGTTCGGTGCCGGTTCGGTTCCGGTCGTCTCCACCAAGGGCGTCACCGGTCACGCCCTCGGCGCTGCGGGCGCACTCGAGGCTGCAGCGGTGCTGCTGTCGTTCGAACACGGCCTCATCCCGC contains:
- a CDS encoding beta-ketoacyl-ACP synthase III: MPAIRPGATGAVISGWGTALPEKIVTNDELAATMDTSDEWIRARTGIEERRVGGSTAGLSADAGRQALEMAGLTPDRIDALVLATTTPDKQWGTAALVQNELGLSCGAIEVNAACTGFMYALVQAHGMIAMGADRVLVIGTDTLSRITDWDDRGTAPLFADGAGAVVLESVEGAGQLLGWDLDADGSLLSILHADVGGTIKMEGKEVFRRAVRLMVDSAEKAMTHAGVTADDIDLVVPHQANIRIIQAACERLGVPVEKAATVIHRTGNTSSASIPLALADALDHGRVQHGDLVLLVGFGGGMTAGSCVLRWGGDAE
- the fabD gene encoding ACP S-malonyltransferase, with translation MLAFTFPGQGSQRPGMGRPWVDHESWELVDEASDVAGRDVGALLLDADADELRDTRNAQLTTFVSSLMVLDAVERLGIEASFCAGHSLGEYTALAATGALGFDEGVVLVAERAAAMHDAGSERVGTMAAVLGLDDDQVEVACNLADADVWVANFNAPGQVVIAGSPDGVEAAGKHAKDLGAKRVMPLQVSGAFHTAFMAPARDRLRDALAAADIRDAEIPVVSNVDAKPHDRGNEWSALLSAQLASPVRWKHSLQTLSSLGVTDFAELGPGGVLTGMAKRSVDGARTISVATPDDLDKLVEWMGGTADAGAASLEGEHLFAVERLVVSPAAGIFTPAAVASGDLIDVGTVIGQVGEHEVRSPFRGVLQSFIAVDTERVTSRQPIAWLRTD
- a CDS encoding beta-ketoacyl-[acyl-carrier-protein] synthase family protein, whose product is MQGQGRRVAITGLGVVAPCGLGKEAYWNGLLGPGLDGVGRLTEITDWDSSPYYESPKVARRADGVEQYAIAAAAEALEQAGELSVDPSRIGTIFGTGVGGIHTLEEQITVRIDKGERRVSPFLVPMMMANAPGAAVSMRHGFQGPCETIVTACAAGTHALTYAARLIAWGLADAVIGGGSEHAGTITALAGFGNMTALSSSGTSRPFDTDRDGFVMGEGAAAFVLEEWDTAVARGATIIGEIMGGASTADAHHITAPSPGGVGAISCMRQALDDAGISPADVKQINAHGTSTPLNDAAEAAAITDVFGAGSVPVVSTKGVTGHALGAAGALEAAAVLLSFEHGLIPPTANTKVLDDEMQIDVVIGEPREWTPGPTISNNFGFGGHNGTIVLGPAG
- a CDS encoding RDD family protein translates to MSSTPPPPPPPPSSMPPPPPGGPSGADGVPGGVPGGPYVPGNRTLPSPWKRIGARFLDGLIVGLVFGSIFSAIVLSGDDDGGLGGFGTDASFGKLYLISIMGAAVGFVWDAVCTKQFGGSPMKLAFGMRVVQAGNGEPVEWSHAIIRWAVPGALALLPLANFGGLINLVIVIVSLVFLFTKPLRQAVWDLAAKTIVVDK
- a CDS encoding ANTAR domain-containing response regulator; the encoded protein is MSLRVVIAEDEAIIRMDLRETLEEEGYDVVGETGRGDEAVRLVRELEPDLAVLDVKMPGMDGLEAAGIITSEKLCGVLILTAFSQREIVEQARDAGALAYLVKPFQKSDLVPAIEVAIGRFRELRNLTGEVDALGEQLETRKTIDRAKGLLIDECGMKEGDAFSFIQRTAMSERTKMRDVAERILDGTLRP
- the fabG gene encoding 3-oxoacyl-ACP reductase FabG; translation: MSATPADAPSTNEPRIVLITGGSRGIGLACAERFKALGDHVAVTYNSSPPPEGFFGVKCDVTDTEEVDAAFSAVEAEFGGPVEILVSNAGVTRDTLLLRMSEDDFATVLDANLTASYRVTKRAARGMLKARKGRIVLMSSVVGLLGAPGQANYAASKAGLVGLARSLARELGSRGITVNVVAPGPVATDMTAALGEDRLADIVAAVPLERAATPDEIAGAVAFLASSDAAYITGAVIPVDGGLGMGH
- a CDS encoding AMP-binding protein, which encodes MPTASTYPGVRPTVDPFDVRDPARVARPAIAHRNGTITYGDLVGLIDRRVAAFDDAGLPDRSIVVLTGDNGVEWVVSYLALLARRDVPLLAADHIDRLVERWTPAAVLQVGADDWHLAVDRSAPSSELHPDLGLLMSTSGSTGNPKLVRLSVDNLVANARSIAEFQGLTSNDVGITSLPLRYSFGLSILHSHLAVAGSVVTTSTSVVDPCFRALMLDHGVTNLAGVPHTYDLLDQAGPEQVRVPTLRFLAQAGGKMAADKVAAWAQRADRWHAQWFSMYGATEATARMTYVPPADVRANPDTIGIAIPGGALEIRPTDAVDTMNDVMDDTGAETGEIVYTGPNVMLGYATEHADLAAGRTIDELRTGDLGRRDPDTGFVRVVGRLARRVKPYGLRIDLDDVERHLADAGVASDVAGDDDLLAVAAPHTDPTRTVELVVRATGLPSNRVVAFDRVAPRTSNGKLDYPALLADAHAAVAVTPLDDGPGDRQGAVQATFAAVLGVDSITDDDTFVGLGGDSLSYIECSIRLERALGSLPSDWHLRPVSELAADRAPKRLARVDTTVVLRAVGILAVVSTHMRLWHVPGGSHLLLGVVGYNLARFTMPIADTRARLRSGMRTVLRVAVPTLLWTLAFMALGQYTWHTLTLVNNYIGPRSHAGNHWHFWFIEVFVHVVVLTLLFTSIPFVRRLDLRFPYAFPLTMLGLVLTLRMDWADLGDWYNLRFRTHAVAWFFVLGWLIQRSTRRHLQVLTSVIALVTAYGVFNNPRREYFIATGLVLLVWVKEIPMPRRAVAPIATIAAASMWILISHFMIWPPMKDWFIVEVAYPLTVLASIGVWWTFTHGPRLVRERVVPAVRSRPVAASNRPATSLV
- the acpP gene encoding acyl carrier protein, with the protein product MDQELFARFQKCAVEVLSVSEEQVTPDAKFGDDLDADSLDLVELVMALEEEFGVEVPEDELEGIETVGQAYELVAAKL
- the polA gene encoding DNA polymerase I, which codes for MGTYLLVDGNSLTYRAFFALPPDMATASGQVTNAVFGFTSMLINVLKDHQPDGILVAFDRPEPTFRHEAEPEYKAQREAAPDILRQQMGLVREVLDSLGIQQVDAAGWEADDLIASAVDRLVDRGDDVIIVTGDRDSYQLVADPHVKVLYNKRGVSDYALYDEAGIEERTGVSPALYPQYAALRGDNSDNLPGVPGVGEKTAAKLINKYGGLDGIFEHVDEQTPKLRENLGAHEERARKNLELMLLRHDAPLDSVDFDDLAITPHPEEQQRLFDFLEFRTLGDRLADALGPDAGIAGSSPRDELVAEVTELDDPAAIASALGSLDVVDLAAVWSGEPGRSDVVGVAFVTDASSSEVAWFAGALLRDDAVADALSSHEHLRGHNVKALMRSLLEADVDLRGLQLDIAIAAYLIDPSEARYELADLLEKFTSYAPPSDDASASGQLDLDGAAVSDAQRAGRDALAVHHIAGPIEASLDTHGMAGLYHEIENPLVRVLARMEHVGVGVDADTLRSINERLTSEVESLGAELRQVAGRDDLNLNSPTQLRALLYDERELSPQGVKKTKSGYSTDAQTLEKLRDQWPEFIEPLLRHREVEKLRGTYGEGLLHEVGPDGRIHATFNQTVARTGRLSSDKPNLHNIPVRSDAGRVFRTAFVPSEGRELLVADYNQIELRCIAHLAADPGLIEAFTSGSDIHNATASRVFEVEPDAVTLDQRSKAKMVSYGLAYGMEAYGLGQRLNIPTDEAAKILDAYFEAFPNVKAYMDATVQEARKNGYTETLFGRRRPIPELLNSNWRIRQAGERQAMNAGIQGLAADIFKVALVRIDAALDDVGLESELVLQVHDEVIVEVPAAERERVGGLVVDLMRGAADLDVPLEVNVAWGSTWADAKG